One Phaseolus vulgaris cultivar G19833 chromosome 2, P. vulgaris v2.0, whole genome shotgun sequence DNA window includes the following coding sequences:
- the LOC137812278 gene encoding lysine-specific demethylase JMJ18-like: MDITFESSASPQHKKISARWDPVEACRPTIDEAPVFYPTIEEFEDTLGYIAKIRPQAEPYGICRIVPPACWVPPCPLKEKDLWENAKFPTRIQQIDLLQNREPMRKKSRGRKRKRRKQSKMGTGRRTAKSGSEANGASEPEEKFGFQSGSDFTLKDFQQYAKVFKDCYFGLNDSNEYGKVSDYNHWQRWEPSVEDIEGEYWRIIEQPTNEVEVYYGADLETGSLGSGFPKTSSLTKNDSDRYAVSGWNLNNFPRLPGSALCFEGSDISGVLVPWLYVGMCFSSFCWHVEDHHLYSLNYLHWGDPKVWYGVPGTHAPGLEDAMRKHLPDLFEEQPNLLNELVTQLSPSILKSEGVPVHRTVQNSGEFVITFPRAYHCGFNCGFNCAEAVNVAPVDWLVHGQNAVELYSLQCRKTSLSHDKLLFGCAQEAVSALAGLTLNEKENLKYIKWSSACGKDGVLTKAIKTRITMEKERLECLPTHLKKLRMDSEFDLFEERECFSCFYDLHLSAVGCKCSPDSYSCLKHSHLFCSCEMDESFVLFRYTMNELSTLVEALEGEAHAIEVWANRNTGLVSVNAEDACIYKQDAESYKGWKSSRYCAGTNDKSNSNIPSSSYSHISAELVHSEFHLETYSAPYGTKDCKKDIGNEKKLVMDNKVKEGSLDLNIDVMFVEPENHFLHAAEYHHNKSVPYVGEVCYSEVKKKQDKMKPGAGCIASLEKEFSSCSRDVQNSCTLDGYKLFGVDLQMHSDSREQLNGVFKIGVVETSNTSVSLTNQNFLMQKIIVSVEPVNLGIVMCGKLWCSKHAIYPKGFKSRVKFLSILDPPRICNYVSEVFDAGFLGPLFKVSMEERPSEAFTNTSADKCWESVLERLNHETKKLRNQGEREPPPLELLQSINGHKMFGFLSPSIIQAIEALDPNHQCVEYWNHKEVVSESSDSGIDDCKLSHGSSNSLSDVKTRLLGPGLRKLEQDSSRRHCDSFEEMKLVLEGLLKKASAEELSAMHKLFSSDAQFTKWREAFVTLIEEIQKA, from the exons ATGGATATCACATTTGAGTCTTCTGCCAGTCCGCAGCATAAAAAG ATATCAGCCAGATGGGACCCGGTTGAAGCATGTCGGCCTACAATTGATGAAGCTCCTGTGTTCTATCCAACTATTGAG GAGTTTGAAGACACACTTGGTTACATAGCTAAGATTCGCCCCCAAGCTGAACCTTATGGCATATGTAGGATTGTCCCTCCAGCTTGCTGGGTACCACCATGCCCTCTTAAGGAGAAAGATTTATGGGAAAATGCAAAGTTTCCCACTCGTATCCAGCAAATTGATTTGCTTCAGAACAGGGAGCCCATGAGAAAGAAAAGTAGGGGAAGGAAGCGAAAACGTAGAAAGCAATCAAAGATGGGTACAGGTAGGAGAACTGCCAAATCAGGTTCTGAAGCTAACGGTGCTTCTGAGCCTGAGGAGAAGTTTGGATTCCAATCAGGGTCAGACTTCACACTTAAAGACTTTCAGCAATATGCTAAGGTTTTTAAAGATTGCTACTTTGGATTGAATGATTCCAATGAATATGGAAAAGTTAGCGATTATAATCACTGGCAGAGATGGGAGCCCTCTGTGGAGGACATTGAAGGTGAATACTGGAGAATAATAGAGCAACCAACTAATGAGGTTGAG GTGTATTATGGAGCTGACCTGGAAACTGGATCACTTGGAAGTGGCTTTCCTAAGACATCATCCTTAACTAAGAATGATTCAGACAGGTATGCTGTGTCTGGCTGGAATCTGAATAACTTCCCGCGATTGCCAGGTTCTGCGTTGTGTTTTGAAGGAAGTGATATATCAGGAGTTCTAGTTCCATGGCTGTATGTTGGAATGTGCTTTTCCTCATTCTGCTGG CATGTTGAGGACCATCACCTCTATTCACTTAATTATCTGCATTGGGGTGACCCAAAAGTATGGTATGGAGTACCTGGAACCCATGCTCCAGGTTTGGAAGATGCAATGAGAAAGCACTTGCCTGATTTATTTGAAGAACAACCAAATCTACTCAATGAATTG GTGACTCAATTATCTCCTTCAATTCTTAAATCTGAGGGGGTGCCTGTACATCGCACTGTTCAGAATTCAGGTGAATTTGTTATCACCTTTCCAAGGGCGTACCACTGTGGCTTCAATTGTGGCTTCAATTGCGCAGAGGCTGTAAATGTGGCTCCTGTTGATTGGCTTGTGCATGGTCAGAATGCTGTTGAGCTTTATAGTTTGCAGTGCCGTAAGACTTCATTGTCCCATGACAAGTTATTATTTGGATGTGCTCAGGAAGCCGTGTCTGCCCTTGCAGGGCTAACTcttaatgaaaaagaaaatctaaaatatataaaatggaGTAGTGCTTGTGGGAAAGATGGAGTTCTTACCAAGGCAATTAAG ACAAGGATAACTATGGAAAAGGAGAGGCTTGAATGTCTTCCCACTCATTTAAAGAAACTTAGGATGGACAGTGAGTTTGATTTGTTTGAGGAAAGAGAATGTTTCTCTTGCTTCTATGACTTGCACCTATCTGCCGTAGGTTGCAAGTGCTCGCCCGATAGTTATTCGTGCCTCAAGCACTCACATTTGTTTTGCTCATGTGAGATGGACGAAAGCTTTGTACTGTTTCGTTATACCATGAATGAACTAAGTACATTGGTTGAGGCATTAGAAGGAGAAGCACATGCTATTGAAGTGTGGGCAAATAGAAACACCGGACTGGTTTCTGTTAATGCTGAGGATGCTTGCATCTATAAACAAGATGCAGAGAGTTACAAAGGATGGAAAAGTTCAAGATATTGTGCAGGAACCAATGATAAGTCAAATTCAAATATACCTAGCAGTTCTTACAGCCACATTTCTGCAGAGTTAGTCCACTCAGAATTTCATCTCGAAACTTATAGTGCACCGTATGGCACTAAAGATTGTAAAAAAGATATCgggaatgaaaaaaaattggtgATGGACAATAAGGTGAAGGAAGGTTCTCTGGATTTGAATATTGATGTTATGTTTGTTGAACCTGAAAATCATTTTCTGCATGCTGCTGAATACCATCATAATAAGAGTGTTCCATATGTTGGGGAAGTCTGCTATTCAGAGGTAAAAAAGAAACAAGACAAAATGAAACCCGGGGCTGGATGTATAGCTTCCTTGGAGAAGGAATTTTCATCATGTTCAAGGGACGTTCAAAATTCTTGTACACTAGATGGTTATAAATTGTTTGGGGTGGATCTGCAGATGCATTCTGATTCGAGAGAACAACTCAACGGCGTATTTAAAATAGGTGTTGTTGAAACGTCCAATACAAGTGTATCTTTGACAAACCAAAACTTCTTAATGCAGAAGATTATTGTGTCTGTTGAGCCCGTGAATTTGGGCATTGTTATGTGTGGTAAGTTGTGGTGCAgtaagcatgcaatatatccaAAAG GATTCAAGAGTCGTGTTAAGTTCTTAAGCATTCTTGATCCACCAAGAATTTGTAACTATGTTTCTGAAGTCTTTGATGCTGGATTTCTTGGGCCTCTTTTCAAG GTTAGCATGGAAGAACGTCCAAGTGAGGCCTTCACAAACACTTCAGCAGATAAGTGCTGGGAGTCAGTTCTTGAGAGACTAAATCATGAAACCAAGAAGCTAAGGAATCAAGGTGAAAGAGAACCTCCTCCCTTGGAGCTTCTACAAAGCATTAATGGTCATAAAATGTTTGGATTCCTTTCACCATCCATCATTCAG GCCATTGAAGCTCTGGATCCCAATCATCAATGCGTCGAGTACTGGAATCACAAAGAAGTTGTCTCTGAATCTTCAGACAGTGGCATTGATGACTGTAAGCTCAGTCATGGTTCAAGTAACTCTCTAAGTGATGTCAAGACCAGACTTCTTGGTCCTGGTTTGAGAAAGCTGGAACAAGATAGCAGCAGAAGACATTGTGACTCTTTTGAAGAGATGAAATTGGTGCTAGAAGGGTTATTGAAAAAGGCGAGTGCTGAAGAATTAAGTGCCATGCACAAGTTATTCAGCTCTGATGCACAGTTCACCAAGTGGAGAGAGGCATTTGTAACTCTGATTGAGGAAATCCAGAAAGCTTGA
- the LOC137812279 gene encoding protein LSD1 isoform X2: MQSQLVCNGCRSLLLYPRGATNVCCALCNTITSVPPPGMEMSQLYCGGCRTLLMYTRGATSVRCSCCHTVNLVPASNQVAHVHCGNCRTALMYPYGAPSVKCAICHYITNTNNGRLPIPVNRPNGTTNAGTLPSTSTSMPQTQSQTVVVENPMSVDSSGKLVSNVVVGVTTDKK; the protein is encoded by the exons ATGCAGAGCCAACTTGTGTGCAATGGTTGTAGGAGCCTTCTGCTTTACCCGAGAGGGGCTACCAATGTTTGTTGTGCATTGTGCAACACGATTACCTCTGTTCCTCCACCTG GGATGGAAATGTCTCAACTTTACTGTGGAGGCTGTAGGACGTTGCTAATGTACACTCGTGGAGCTACAAGTGTGAGATGTTCCTGCTGTCACACTGTAAACCTTGTTCCAG CATCTAATCAGGTAGCTCATGTCCATTGTGGGAACTGCCGGACAGCCCTCATGTATCCTTACGGAGCTCCCTCAGTCAAATGTGCTATTTGTCACTATATTACTAAT ACGAACAATGGACGGCTTCCAATCCCTGTCAATAGACCCAATGGGACAACCAATGCTGGAACATTACCTTCTACTTCAACA TCAATGCCTCAAACTCAAAGTCAAACAGTAGTAGTAGAAAATCCAATGTCTGTGGATTCAAGTGGGAAATTG GTGAGCAATGTTGTTGTTGGCGTCACAACAGATAAGAAATAG
- the LOC137812279 gene encoding protein LSD1 isoform X1, with product MQSQLVCNGCRSLLLYPRGATNVCCALCNTITSVPPPGMEMSQLYCGGCRTLLMYTRGATSVRCSCCHTVNLVPASNQVAHVHCGNCRTALMYPYGAPSVKCAICHYITNVSTNNGRLPIPVNRPNGTTNAGTLPSTSTSMPQTQSQTVVVENPMSVDSSGKLVSNVVVGVTTDKK from the exons ATGCAGAGCCAACTTGTGTGCAATGGTTGTAGGAGCCTTCTGCTTTACCCGAGAGGGGCTACCAATGTTTGTTGTGCATTGTGCAACACGATTACCTCTGTTCCTCCACCTG GGATGGAAATGTCTCAACTTTACTGTGGAGGCTGTAGGACGTTGCTAATGTACACTCGTGGAGCTACAAGTGTGAGATGTTCCTGCTGTCACACTGTAAACCTTGTTCCAG CATCTAATCAGGTAGCTCATGTCCATTGTGGGAACTGCCGGACAGCCCTCATGTATCCTTACGGAGCTCCCTCAGTCAAATGTGCTATTTGTCACTATATTACTAATGTAAGT ACGAACAATGGACGGCTTCCAATCCCTGTCAATAGACCCAATGGGACAACCAATGCTGGAACATTACCTTCTACTTCAACA TCAATGCCTCAAACTCAAAGTCAAACAGTAGTAGTAGAAAATCCAATGTCTGTGGATTCAAGTGGGAAATTG GTGAGCAATGTTGTTGTTGGCGTCACAACAGATAAGAAATAG